One Mya arenaria isolate MELC-2E11 chromosome 7, ASM2691426v1 genomic window carries:
- the LOC128240751 gene encoding uncharacterized protein LOC128240751 — protein sequence MGYRPVTPKTPGRRPLKRLRLESNENSSPRQSQPQPDPLSTPVKRPSPKVGCPPDEMLTATPITDADEAFTDCQQCLSICCQKYPQHCHNANKPKLVDSSTQTIDLVAHDHTYWYSLKTKTVSTQHSQHSSAEFGFENIQTQTLVFTQD from the coding sequence ATGGGATATCGACCAGTGACGCCAAAGACACCTGGACGTAGACCTTTGAAAAGACTCCGTCTAGAATCTAATGAAAATTCAAGTCCAAGACAGTCACAGCCACAACCTGATCCATTATCAACTCCTGTAAAACGACCAAGTCCAAAAGTGGGCTGTCCTCCTGACGAAATGTTGACAGCTACCCCAATCACTGATGCTGATGAAGCCTTTACGGACTGTCAGCAATGTTTAAGCATCTGTTGTCAGAAATACCCACAACACTGCCATAATGCCAATAAGCCTAAGCTAGTAGACAGCAGTACACAGACTATTGATTTGGTGGCCCATGACCACACTTACTGGTATTCTCTTAAAACAAAGACGGTATCTACTCAGCATTCTCAGCATTCTTCTGCGGAAtttggttttgaaaacatacaGACTCAGACTCTCGTTTTTACACAGGATTGA
- the LOC128240750 gene encoding uncharacterized protein LOC128240750 has translation MTLISTLSTYGKGFPYRMSVPNQILSVLLRLRLALTFEDIGRRFGVSHQLMSNVFKSWINVMSQHLSHCVVWLPRDTIRRTLPNSFKTSFPKTTCIIDCSEIFIQRPFSLKARAQTWSTYKSNNTAKFLIAIAPSGFIMYISPLYGGRASDNFITKNCGFLDYLLPGDEVMADRGFTIGEDMCSRRVKLNIPAFMKGRSQLSEQETIDSRRIAAERIHVERAIMRMKSFRLLNTKYSIKTLHNADKTVRVVAALCNMRDSLIRDDVVD, from the coding sequence atgacattaatttcaacATTGTCAACTTATGGAAAAGGTTTCCCATACAGAATGAGTGTTCCAAACCAAATCCTCTCAGTGCTGTTAAGATTAAGGCTTGCACTCACATTCGAAGACATCGGCAGACGTTTTGGTGTGTCTCACCAACTCATGAGTAATGTTTTTAAGTCATGGATCAATGTAATGTCCCAACATCTGTCACATTGTGTGGTATGGTTGCCCAGAGATACTATTCGAAGAACATTACCAAATTCCTTCAAAACATCATTTCCAAAGACAACCTGCATAATAGACTGTTCTGAAATTTTTATTCAAAGGCCATTTTCATTAAAAGCAAGGGCTCAGACTTGGAGtacatataaaagtaataacACTGCCAAATTTCTGATTGCGATAGCTCCAAGTGGATTTATAATGTACATCTCACCATTGTATGGTGGACGGGCAAGTGACAATTTCATCACTAAAAATTGTGGATTTTTGGACTATTTGCTGCCTGGAGATGAAGTAATGGCTGATCGTGGTTTCACAATAGGTGAGGATATGTGTAGCCGTCGAGTCAAACTGAATATTCCTGCATTTATGAAGGGTCGGTCGCAGCTATCCGAACAGGAGACCATTGACTCTAGAAGGATTGCGGCTGAAAGAATTCATGTTGAGCGCGCTATCATGCGAATGAAGTCTTTTAGACTGTTGAACACtaaatacagtataaaaacattacataatgcaGATAAAACTGTCCGTGTAGTTGCAGCTTTGTGCAACATGAGAGATTCATTAATACGGGATGATGTTGTTGACTAG